The Aeromonas encheleia genomic sequence AAGCGATCACTCGATGTTCTGGATCTGCTCGCGCATCTGCTCGATGAGGACCTTCAGCTCGACCGCGGACTGGGTCACCTCGGCGTTGATGGACTTGGAGCCCAGCGTGTTCGACTCGCGGTTGAACTCCTGCATCATGAAGTCGAGGCGACGGCCACAGGCGCCGCCCTTCTTCATGATCTTGATGGTCTCGCTGATGTGCATCTCCAGGCGATCCAGCTCCTCGGCCACGTCGATCTTCTGGGCCAGCAGCACGATTTCCTGCTCGATGCGGGCCGGATCCAGCTCGACCTTGGCCTCGGTCAGGCGGTCGGTGAGCTTCTGGCGCTGCCACTCAATGATCTGCGGCAGGTGTACCCGTACCTTCTTCACTTCCACCTGGATGCCGTCCAGACGCTGCTCGATCAGCGCCTTGAGGTTGGTCCCTTCGCTGGCGCGGGAGGCGAGGAAGTCTTCCATGGTCTGATCAAAGCCGCCGAGCAGCTCGGTGGCGACCGCGTCCATGTCCTGCTCGGCGGCAGCCATGACGCCGGGCCAGCGCAGCACGTCGACCGGGTTGAGCTGGCCCTGACCGGCCTCTTTCATCACCCAGTTGGCGCTGTCGATGATCAGTTTGGCCAGCTCTTCATTGATGTGCAGCTGGCTGGCGGCAGCCTGGGCCGCCTCGAACCGCAGGTTGCACTCCACCTTGCCGCGCTGCAGCTTGGCACGGAAACGCTCACGCAGCACCGGCTCCAGGCTGCGCAGCTGCTCGGGCAGGCGGATGTAGGTTTCCAGATAGCGCTGGTTGACCGAACGAATTTCCCAAACGGCTGTGCCCCAGTCGCCCTTGAATTCCTTGCGGGCGTAGGCGGTCATGCTGTGAATCATTGATAGTTCCGGGCTTGATGAAGTGTGGGGCCAGTATACTCAGCCAGGCTTGCCCCGTCAGCCGACAGCGTGGTTTTAGCGGCTGATATTTGGGCTGGGATGGCTTATACTCCTGCGCCAATTCAGCCAGCCCAGAGGTCAGTCCCATGTCCCGTCCCAGCGATCGCAGTGCCGCGCAAGTGCGCCCGGTTACCATCACCCGCCACTTCACCAAACATGCAGAAGGCTCGGTACTGGTGGAGTTCGGCAGCACCCGCGTACTCTGCACCGCCAGCGTCGACACCAGCGTGCCGCGCTTCCTGAAGGGCAAGGGCCAGGGCTGGGTCACCGCCGAGTACGGCATGCTGCCGCGCTCCACCCATTCGCGCATGAACCGTGAAGCCGCCGCCGGCAAGCAGAGTGGTCGCACCCTGGAGATCTCCCGGCTGATCGCCCGCTCCCTGCGCGCCGCCGTGGACCTGACCGCCCTGGGCGAGCACTCCATCACGGTGGACTGTGACGTGCTGCAGGCCGACGGTGGCACCCGCACCGCCGCCATCACAGGTGCCTGTGTGGCGCTGGTGGACGCGCTGAACTGGATGGTGGAGAAGGGTCTGCTCAAGCAGAGCCCGCTCAAGCACATGATCGCGGCTGTCTCCGTCGGCATCTTCCAAGGGGAAGCCATCTGCGATCTGGAGTACCTCGAGGACTCCGCCGCCGAGACCGACATGAACGTGGTGATGACCGAAGATGGCCGCATCATAGAGGTGCAGGGCACCGCCGAGGGCGAGCCCTTCACCCACGAGGAGCTGCTGGCCATGCTGGCGCTCGCCAAGGGCGGCATCGACGACATCATAGCGCTGCAGAAGCAGTCGCTCTCCTGATTTTGAAAACGCGGCATTGGCCGCGTTTTTTATGCCTATGACTTTTACCCCCACAATGTGCAAAGACGACACCCGCAAGGAGCCAGAATGAAAGCCTACCAGCGTCAATTTATCGAGTTCGCCCTGGAGAAGCAGGTTCTCAAATTCGGTGAGTTCACCCTGAAATCCGGCCGCAAGAGCCCCTACTTCTTCAACGCCGGCCTGTTCAACAGCGGTCGCGATCTGGCCCGCCTCGGTCGCTTCTACGCCGCCGCCCTGATGGATGCCGGGATCGAGTTCGACGTGCTGTTTGGCCCGGCCTACAAGGGGATCCCCATCGCCTCCGCCACCGCGGTGCAGCTGGTGGAGCAGCACGATGTGGACGTGCCCTGGTGCTTCAACCGCAAGGAGGCCAAGGATCACGGCGAGGGCGGCAACCTGGTGGGCAGCCCGCTCAAGGGGCGCATCATGCTGGTGGATGACGTCATCACCGCCGGCACAGCCATCCGCGAGTCCATGGATCTGATCCAGGCCAACGGTGCCTCCCTGGCCGGCGTGCTGATCGCGCTGGATCGCCAGGAGAAGGGCAAGGGCGAGCTCTCCGCCATTCAAGAAGTGGAGCGCGACTACGGCGCCCACATCATCGCCATCATCCAGATGGGGGATCTGATCAAGTATCTGGAAGAGAAGCAGGCAGAGCAGCCCGCGCTGGCCGAGCAGCTGGCGGCCATGAAGGCCTACCGTGCCCAGTACGGCATCTGATCGCCGTCTCCGGAGTGTTAAATGCGGCGCCTTTTGGCGCCGTTTTTTATGCGAGCAAAAAGTGAGTGCGGTCGCTTGAGCTTACCCTTACTGTAAAGGTTAAGGTTTGCTGGTCTATCCGAGGAGGATTGTCATGACCATGCATATTCAACTTCCCATCAGCGGCATGAGCTGCGCGAACTGCGCCAGCCGGATCAGCACCGCCCTCAACAAGCTCGACGGGGTGCAGGCCACCGTCAACTTCGCGCTGGAGCAGGCGGCCATCGAACTGAGCCAGGATGCCCGGCTGCCCGAGGTGCTGGACAGCATAGAGGCGCAGGGCTACGGCTATGGCAGCGAGTCGTTGTCGTTCCAGATCAGCGGGATGACCTGCGCCGGTTGCTCGGCCCGGCTCGGCAAGATGCTGACCGCCTTGCCGGGTGTCCTCTCGGCCGATGTGAACTTCTCCCTCGAGCAGGCCCGCATCACTCTGGTACCCGGGGCGCAGACGCCGGCCTCGCTGCGTGGGCAGATCGAGGCGCTCGGCTTCGGTGCCCAGCTGGCGCAAGGCAGTGCCAGCGCCCGCCGTCAGCAGTTGCAGGAGCGTGAGGCGCAGGAGGCGGCCATCGCCCACAAGGCCTTGATCCAGGTGGTTGTCTCGGCCCTGCTGACGCTGCCGCTGCTGGTGGGGATGGTCGCCATGGCCGGGCTGCTGCCCTGGCATCTGCCAGCCTGGCTGGAGCTGGCGCTCGCCACCCCGGTGCAGTTCTGGATCGGGGCCCGCTTCTATCGCGGCGCCTGGCTGGCCCTCAAGAACCGCTCCGCCAACATGGATGTGCTGGTGGCGACCGGGACCAGCGCCGCCTACTTCTACAGTCTCTACCTGTTGCTGACCCTGGGGGCGGCCGCCAGCGGCAAGCTCTACTTCGAGGCGAGTGCCATCATCATCACCCTGATCTCGTTAGGGAAGTTGCTGGAGGCGCGCGCCCGGCGCAGCACCCAGTCCGCCATTCGCGAGCTGATGGCGCTGCGTCCCGAGACCGCTACCGTCTGGCGCGGTGAGGCGTGGCAGAGCCTCTCTGTCGACGAGGTGCTGCGCGGCGATCGGCTGCGGGTGCTGGTCGGTGAACGGGTGCCGGTGGATGGCAAGATCACCAGCGGCGAGAGCGAGCTCGATGAATCCATTCTAACCGGCGAGAGCCTGCCGGTGCTGCGCACCTTGGGTGACAGCGTGCTGGGCGGGGCCATCAACCGCTCCGGCGTGCTGGAGATCGAGGCCACCACAGTGGGGGAAGACTCCAGCCTCAGCAAGATCATCGCCCTGGTGGAGAGTGCCCAGATGGGCAAGGCCCCGCTGCAACAGCTGGTGGACAAGGTCTCCGCGGTGTTCGTGCCGGTGGTGATGGCCATCGCCCTGCTCACCTTGCTGGTGTGGTACGCCATCGGCAACGACTTCGGCCAGGCGCTGCTGGCGGCGGTGGCCGTGCTGGTGATCGCCTGTCCCTGCGCCCTGGGGCTGGCCACGCCGGCCGCCATCGTCACCGGCACCGGGGTGGCGGCGCGCCACGGCATTCTGATAAAAGACGTGGATACCCTGCAAAAAGCCCACGCCATCAAGGCGCTGATCTTCGACAAGACCGGCACCCTCACCCAGGGCAAGCCAGTGCTGGCGAGCTGGAGCGGCACCCCGGCGCAACTGCGCCTGGCCGCCGCCCTGCAACAGGCGAGTGAACACCCGCTGGCGCTGGCCATGCGTGAGGCGGTCAGTGGCGATGCCCTGCCGCAACCGGACGAGGTGGAGGTGCGGGTCGGTGCCGGCATCCTCGGCAAGGTGGCGGGTCATGAGGTGGCCATCGGCAACCCCTCCCTGCTGAGCGCGCTCGGGATCTCGATGCCGCAGCAGGATGAGGCGGACGGTGATGGCGCGACCCGGGTTTGGGTCGCCATCGACGGCGTGGCGGTTGGCATCGCCGCCCTGGCCGACACCCTGCGCCCCGAGAGCCCGGCCGCCATCGCCACTCTGCGCCAGCGCGGCATCGCCTGCTGGCTGGTGAGTGGCGATGCGCCGTCCCCCGTGGCCCATATCGCCGCCAAGCTGGGGTTGGACGGGGCCTTCGATTCTGTGCTGCCCGCCGGCAAGGTGGCCAAGGTCGAGGCGCTGCGCGCCCAGGTCGATGGCCTGGTGGCCATGGTCGGGGACGGGGTGAACGACGCCCCGGCTCTGGCGGCGGCCGATGTGGGGATCGCCATGGGCTCAGGCTCCGACGTGGCGATGGAAACCGCCTCCATCACTCTCATGAGATCGGATCCGCGGCTGGTAGCCGACGCCATCGACATCTCGGCGGCGACCTGGCGCACCATACAGCAGAATCTGTTCTGGGCCTTCGTGTTCAACATCATCGGCATTCCGCTGGCCGCTTTTGGCTACCTCAGCCCCGAACTGGCGGGGGCGGCCATGGCCCTGAGCAGCATCACCGTATTGAGCAATTCCCTGTTACTGAAACGCTGGCAGCCCAAGGCGGCGAGCCATGCTGGCACTCATTCGAACATTTAAGGAGGCACAGATGAACATCAGCAAGGTTGCCAAGGCCACCGGCCTGACCGCCAAGACCATCCGCTACTACGAGAGCATCGGCCTGATCGCGGCGCCCGTGCGCAGCGATAACGGCTACCGCAGCTATAACGATGGGGCGCTGCGGGAGCTGCGCTTCGTCAAGCGGGCGCGGGAGACGGGCTTCAATCTGGAGGAGTGCCAGGAGTTGCTGGCACTCTACCGGGACGAGCACAGGACCAGCGCCCAGGTGAAGAAGCTGGCGCAGGAGAAGATCGTCGACTTGCGGGCCCGCATCCAGGGTCTGCAGGCCATGCTGGCCTCCCTCGAGGAGGTGGTGGGCTGCTGTCACGGTGACGAGAGCCCTGAGTGCCCCATCCTCGACGAGCTGGATCGTGGCTGATCTGGCCGGGGTTGCCGGGTCGGCCCGCGCTCGTGGCGGGCCCGGCGGTCTCCCGGCCTGAGCCGGTGCCGATCGGATGCTTACCGCGCGCTGGCTGAGCGGCAGCATAATAGCGGGCAATTGATTGTTGGCCTGGAAGGGGGAGTGCTAAACTGCCCGGCTCTTGTACAGGGAGTATCCAGTTGACCCAGAGTGTCACACGCCAGGTGCGGCAAGCCATCATGGCCCAACTCTATGCCCACGCCTCGTTCAGCCTGCCTTGTCTGGCGCTGTTGGCGCTCGGCTGGAGCCTGTTGTTTCACGACTATCTGCCGGCCGGGGAGGCGCTGGGTTGGCTGGGGCTGATCTGCCTGCTGCTGCTGGCACGCTGGTGGCACCTGCGCTGGCGCCGGCCAAGGCTGGCGCAGATCCCATTGCCGGTGCTGGAGCGGGAGCTGTTCATCGGGGTCACCATCACCTCCATCCTCTGGGCGCTCGGGGTGCTGCTCTACATGGATCGGCTGCCCGACACCTATCGCGCCGCCATGATGATGCTCGCCAGCCTGATCCTCACCGGCAGCGCCATCATGCTGTTCGGCTGTCGCCGTGCGCTCTACGGCGCCGTGCTGCCGCTTGGCCTCGCCATGCTGTTCGAGCTGGGGGGTGGCAACGAGCAGGAACGCCTCGTCTCCTGCCTGCTGGCGGGTTACCTGTTCGTGTTTCTGCCGACCCTGTTGCGCCGCCTGCGGCGGGATCAGGTGGCCTCCCTCTATCACCGCTTCGCCAACGCGGATCTGGTGGCCGAGCTCAAGACGGTGTCCGAGCACCTCAGGCTCACCTCCCGGCTGGACGGGCTGACCGGCATCGCCAACAGAGCCCACCTCGACGACACGCTGGCACGCGCCTGGCGTCGCTGCCAGCGGGCCAGGGCGCCCCTCTCCCTAGTGCTGGTGGACGTGGATTACTTCAAGCAGTTCAACGATCTCTACGGCCATCAGCTGGGGGACGACTGCCTGCAACAGGTGGCCTGCCTGCTGGCCGAGGTGCTGCGACGGGAGGACGATCTGGCCGCCCGCTACGGCGGGGAGGAGTTTGCCCTGCTGCTGCCCTGCACCGGCCTGCAGGGGGCCATCCAGATCGCCGAGCAGGTGCGCAGGGCCCTGCGTTCCCTGGGCATCCCGCACCAGAAATCCCTGGTCTCCGGCCGGGTCAGTTGCAGCTTCGGGGTGGCCACCCTGGTGCCGGATCCCAGCCTCTCGACCGCCGAGCTGATCCAAAAAGCGGATGCGGCGCTCTATCAGGCCAAGCATAATGGGCGGGATCGTATCGAAGTAGCCTTGATGGGTAAGGTTGCCTGAGTTTCACATGACAGATTTAAAGAGGTCGTCTATGCAATGTCATCGTATCGAAGAGCTGCTGGAGCTGCTGCAGCCCGCCTGGATCAAGGAACAGGATCTCAGCCTGGTGCAGTTCGTCAGCAAACTGGCGGCAGAGGCCGGTTATGACGGCGCCCTGGCCGAGCTGACCGACGACATGCTGATCTACCACCTCAAGATGCGGGAGTCCGACAAGCAGGCGATGATCCCGGGCCTGGCCAAGGATCATGTCCCCGACTTCAAGGAAGCCCTGCTCAAGGCGCGCGGCATCAAGTAAAGCTTGCTCCTGCGGTAGGCTTTGAGGTTTTCAAAAGAATCTCTAAAAAGAGCCCATAGTCAACCGACTATGGGCTCTTTTTGTTAGCCGAAATTGCGACAACACTCGAACTATAGATACATTTAACCCACACAATTAGCAGGCTGTTTAAGATATAATCGGCTTCATAACAATATGAGTGGAGCTATGTGTTGAAATGGCCGACCAGGACAAGATCAATATCAAGGATGTCACCGGCGATGTCACCGGGACCTTCAATCCCAACACGTTCAAAGCCGGCGATGACAGGTTCAACCCCGGTAACAGCATCTATGTGAGATCCCAGACCGGCTACTGGCAGCGGGTGCGCAAGGCCATGGGCTGGTTCTTCGTCGCCCTCTTCGTCACCCTGCCCCTGCTGCGCTACGACGGCCGCCAGGCGGTGCTGTTCGATCTCGAGCACCAGCAGTTCCACATCTTCGGCGCCACCATCTGGCCGCAGGATCTGACCCTGCTGGCCTGGGTCTTCATGATCGCCGCCTTCGCACTCTTCTTCGTGACCACCTTCCTCGGCCGGGTCTGGTGTGGCTACCTCTGCCCGCAGACGGTGTGGACCTTCATGTTCATCTGGTTCGAGGAGAAGCTGGAAGGCTCCGCCAACAAGCGCCGCAAGCTGGACGCGGCCCCCTGGAGCGGCGAGAAGCTGGCTCGCAAGGGCACCAAGCATCTGGCCTGGCTCCTGCTGTCGCTCGGCACCGGCCTCACCTTCGTCGCCTACTTCCAGGATGTGTTCCAGCTGGTACCGGAATTCTTCACCCTGCAGGCGAGCGGCTGGGTCATCTTCTGGGTGCTGTTCTTCGCCGCCTGCACCTACGGCAACGCCGGCTGGATGCGCGCCATCATGTGCATCCACATGTGCCCCTATGCCCGCTTCCAGTCCGCCATGTTCGACAAGGACACCTACATCGTCGGCTACGACAGCAAGCGCGGCGAGACCCGCGGCGCCCGCAGCCGCAAGGCCGATCCCAAGGCGCTGGGGCTGGGGGACTGCATCGACTGCGATCTCTGCGTGCAGGTCTGCCCGACCGGCATCGACATCCGCGACGGCCTGCAGTACGAGTGCATCAACTGCGGCGCCTGCGTCGATGCCTGCGATCAGACCATGGATCGGATGGGCTATGCGCCCGGCCTCATCAGCTACACCACCGAGCACAAGCTGGCCCACAACGTCACTCAGGTGGCGCGGCCCAAGTTGCTCGGCTATGGCCTGGTGATGGTCATCATGCTGGGGGTGTTCGTTTACAACGCCATGTCCATCATGCCGATGGGGCTCGACATACTGCGGGATCGCAACCAGCTGTTCCGCGAGAACAGCGAGGGGCTGATTGAGAACACCTATACCCTCAAGATCCTCAACAAGACCCTGCAGCCCCAGACCTATCAGCTGGATGTAGAAGGGCTGCCGGAGCACCAGTGGTTCGGCCCGCGCGAGGTGACTCTCAAACCAGGGGAAATCTTCACCCTGCCGGTGAGTGTGGCGGTGGACCCCTTCAACCTGAAACGGCCGACCCTGGACATCCAGTTCGTGCTGAAGCGGGAAGGGGCGGCAGAGGGCGACAGCAAGGGCACCCTGCGCCAGGCCAGCAAGTTTATCAGCCGGCTGTGACGGCCTTGGCCATGAGCGGAGTGGATCCGCCATGGCGGCCGTTCTCTGCCCAGGTGCAACCCGGCCGGCTTATCGACCGGTGCCGAGGGCGGTATTCATCCGCCATCTCGGATAGAATGGGGCGCAACAGCGCCCCTTTCTCATGGTGGATGACATGCGTTTCAACTATTCCGACCTCAATCCCGATCTCATCATGGATGCGATCGATCTCAGCGGCCTGCGCATCGATTCCGGCCTCATCGAGCTCAACAGCTATGAGAACCGGGTCTACCAGTTCCAGGATGAGGATCGCCGCCGCTTCGTGGTAAAGTTCTATCGTCCCGGCCGCTGGAGCCGGGCCCAGATCCTGGAGGAGCACGGCTTCTCCGCCCGCCTCAACGAGGCGGAGATCCCGGTGGCGGCGCCGCTCGCCTTCGCCGGTGAGACTCTGCTGGAGCATCAGGGCTACCCCTTCGCCATCTGGCAGAGCGTGGGGGGCCGTCAGTTCGAGGTGGACAACCTGGAGCAGCTGGAGTGGGTGGGGCGCTATCTCGGCCGCATCCACCGCATCGGCGCCAGCCGCCCCTTCCATCACCGCGTCCGGCTGGACGTGGAGAGCATGCTGCACGAGCCGCGCCAGCTGCTGGCGGCCGGTGAGTGGGTGCCGAGCGGGCTGGCCAAGCAGTTCTTCGGGGTGCTCGACGAGCTGATCCGGCATGTCTGCGACGCCATGACCCTGGACGTGGCCCAGATCTCCCTGCACGGGGATTGCCACCCCGGCAACATACTGTGGCGCGATGGCCCCATGTTCGTCGATCTCGATGACTGCCGCACCGGCCCCGCCATCCAGGATCTGTGGATGCTGCTGTCCGGGGATCGCAACGAGCAGCTGATCCAGCTCGATACCCTGCTGGCCGGCTACGAGGAGTTCATGGAGTTCGACCCGCGGGAGCTGGCGCTGATCGAGCCACTGCGGGCCATGCGCATCGTTCACTACATGGCCTGGCTGGCCCGGCGCTGGGAAGATCCAGCGTTTCCGCGCCACTTCCCCTGGTTTGGCACCGATCACTACTGGCACCAGCAGATCGCGACCCTGCATGACCAGCTCGCCGCCCTGCAGGCCCCGCCGCTGTCACTGACGCCGGGGTGGTGATGCCAGGGATGGGGATGCTGTTTGCAGATCGCCATCCCTGAGCACGATCAGCTCGCCGCCCTGCAAGCGCCGCCGCTGTCGCTGACGCCGGGGTGGTGATGCCGTTTGCGGGTCCTCGTGCCCGCTGGCGATCCTGCCTGGCTCGCCTTGGGCATTGACGGCAAGAGGGTGACGCAATAGGCTTGGACTGCTTCGGTTCGCCGGGCGTGCCTCACAGTGATCCCTTAACAGGAAACGTCATGAAAAAAGTACTATTTTTCCTCGCTGCCATGCTGATGATCCCCATGGTTCACGCCGCCCCGGAATTCAAGGAAGGCGTCAACTATGACGTGGTTACCCAGACCGGCAGCGCCCAACCGGAAGTGCTGGAGTTCTTCTCCTACTTCTGCCCGCACTGCGCCAAGTTCGAGCCGATTGCCGAGGATCTGAAGAAGAACCTGCCGGAAGGCGTGCCGATGAAGAAGAACCCGGTGGCCTTCCTGGGTCGCGAGATGGGTCCCGAGATGCAGCGTGCCTATGCGGTCGCCAACCTGCTGAACGTGGAAGGCAAGCTGACCCCGGCCATCTTCGACAAGATCCATACCCAGCGTCAGATGCCGCAGAGCCGTGCTGACGTGAAGCAGATCTTCGTGGACAACGGCGTACCGGCCGAAGAGTTCGACGGTGCCGTCGACAGCTTCGCGGTCTCCGGCATGGTCTCCCAGTTCGATCGCAACACCGAGAGCTACAACGTGCGCGGTGTGCCGGCCTTCCTGGTCAACGGCAAGTACATGGTGAAGATTGAATCCATCACCTCCCAGGAGCAGTTCAACCAGCTGGTGAAGTACCTGCTGGCCAAGAAAGACTGATCCCGCCTGACCTCATGAAAAAAGCCCGCCGGTGCGAACCGGCGGGCTTTTTTGTTTTTTACGGCCATCTCGGCGGGCAAGGCAGACGGAGGTTAATCCGGATTCAGATCTGGCAGTCCCGCTGGGACGGCGCCGGCCGCGGCAGCCGGGTGCGACGGCTGATGGCCTCCGCCAGCCAGACCAGCAGCAGTATGGCCAGGATCAGGGTGGCCGCCTGATCGTAACGGAACAGGCTCAGGGACACATAGAGCTGCTGCCCCAAGCCGCCGGCGCCCACCACCCCGAGGATGGTGGCGGCGCGCAGGTTCATCTCGCCGCGATAGAGGCTGTAGGCCAGCCACTGGCGCGCCACTAGCGGGAACAGGCTGTACCAGAAGCTGGCGATGCGACCGGCGCCGCTCAGCTGCAGGGCGAGGCGAGGGGCCTGATCCGCATTCTCCAGCGTCTCCACGAACAGCCGTGCCAGCACCCCGGTGGTGTGCAGCGCCAGCGCCAGTATGCCCGCCACCGGCCCCAACCCGACCGCGATCACCAGCAGGCTGGCGAAGATGAGCTCGGGCACGGAGCGCAGCAGGTTGAACAGCAGTCGCAGCGGCCAGCAGTGACGGGCGAGGCAGGCCAGCGGCAGGGCCAGCAGGGCGCTCAGCAGGGTGCTCAGCAGCGCCATCTGCACCGTATCGAGAAGGCCGGTGCCCACCGTCAGCAGGAAGGGCGTCGACCAGTCCGGCTGCAGAAACTCGCCGATGAACTGCCCCACTCCGCCGAAGGAGAAGCTCAGCATGCGCCAGTCGAGCTGGTGGAACGCCAAGGCGCCGGCCAGCCCCAGGCAGGCCAGCAGTTGCAGCCCGGGGGAGCGGCTGTGGCGCAGCCAGGCGCTGAGGCCGTCGGCCAGGGTCACCAGCAGGATGAAGGCCAGCAGCAGGGTCACCACCTCGCCGCCGGCAAACATGCGCAGGGAGAGTTCGAGCTGCTGGCCGAGCCCGCCGGCGCCGACGAAGCCCATGATGACGGAGGCGCGCAGGGCGCACTCCCAGCGATAGACGGTGTAGGAGAGCAGCTCCTGGCGTACCGCGGGCAGCACGCCATACCAGAGCGCCTGCAGGCGGCCGCTGCCACTGAGCAGCAGGGCGCGGGCCGGTTGCAGGGCGCCACTCTCCATGATTTCGTTGTAGACCTTGGCCAGCATGCCGCCGTAGCTGACGGCGATGGCCAGGATGGCGGCCAGGGGCCCGAGCCCGGACAGCCGCACGAACAGCAGCGCCCAGATGAGCTCGGGCAGGCTGCGCAGCAGGATGGCGATCAGCCGGCTGAGGGTCCGCAAGGCGCCGCGCAGCGGGCTGGGAATGGGACCCAGCTCGGCCAGCGACAGGGCGCGGGAGCCGAGCAGGGCGAACGGGACGCCGAGCAGCAGGGCACCGGCCAGCCCCAGGGTGGCGACCGCCAGGCTCTCCAGGGCAGCGCTCAGGGTCAGGCCGAGAAAGTCCTGATCTATGCGGGGTGGCCAGCTGGTGGC encodes the following:
- a CDS encoding YicC/YloC family endoribonuclease, with product MIHSMTAYARKEFKGDWGTAVWEIRSVNQRYLETYIRLPEQLRSLEPVLRERFRAKLQRGKVECNLRFEAAQAAASQLHINEELAKLIIDSANWVMKEAGQGQLNPVDVLRWPGVMAAAEQDMDAVATELLGGFDQTMEDFLASRASEGTNLKALIEQRLDGIQVEVKKVRVHLPQIIEWQRQKLTDRLTEAKVELDPARIEQEIVLLAQKIDVAEELDRLEMHISETIKIMKKGGACGRRLDFMMQEFNRESNTLGSKSINAEVTQSAVELKVLIEQMREQIQNIE
- the rph gene encoding ribonuclease PH codes for the protein MSRPSDRSAAQVRPVTITRHFTKHAEGSVLVEFGSTRVLCTASVDTSVPRFLKGKGQGWVTAEYGMLPRSTHSRMNREAAAGKQSGRTLEISRLIARSLRAAVDLTALGEHSITVDCDVLQADGGTRTAAITGACVALVDALNWMVEKGLLKQSPLKHMIAAVSVGIFQGEAICDLEYLEDSAAETDMNVVMTEDGRIIEVQGTAEGEPFTHEELLAMLALAKGGIDDIIALQKQSLS
- the pyrE gene encoding orotate phosphoribosyltransferase, whose protein sequence is MKAYQRQFIEFALEKQVLKFGEFTLKSGRKSPYFFNAGLFNSGRDLARLGRFYAAALMDAGIEFDVLFGPAYKGIPIASATAVQLVEQHDVDVPWCFNRKEAKDHGEGGNLVGSPLKGRIMLVDDVITAGTAIRESMDLIQANGASLAGVLIALDRQEKGKGELSAIQEVERDYGAHIIAIIQMGDLIKYLEEKQAEQPALAEQLAAMKAYRAQYGI
- a CDS encoding heavy metal translocating P-type ATPase, with translation MTMHIQLPISGMSCANCASRISTALNKLDGVQATVNFALEQAAIELSQDARLPEVLDSIEAQGYGYGSESLSFQISGMTCAGCSARLGKMLTALPGVLSADVNFSLEQARITLVPGAQTPASLRGQIEALGFGAQLAQGSASARRQQLQEREAQEAAIAHKALIQVVVSALLTLPLLVGMVAMAGLLPWHLPAWLELALATPVQFWIGARFYRGAWLALKNRSANMDVLVATGTSAAYFYSLYLLLTLGAAASGKLYFEASAIIITLISLGKLLEARARRSTQSAIRELMALRPETATVWRGEAWQSLSVDEVLRGDRLRVLVGERVPVDGKITSGESELDESILTGESLPVLRTLGDSVLGGAINRSGVLEIEATTVGEDSSLSKIIALVESAQMGKAPLQQLVDKVSAVFVPVVMAIALLTLLVWYAIGNDFGQALLAAVAVLVIACPCALGLATPAAIVTGTGVAARHGILIKDVDTLQKAHAIKALIFDKTGTLTQGKPVLASWSGTPAQLRLAAALQQASEHPLALAMREAVSGDALPQPDEVEVRVGAGILGKVAGHEVAIGNPSLLSALGISMPQQDEADGDGATRVWVAIDGVAVGIAALADTLRPESPAAIATLRQRGIACWLVSGDAPSPVAHIAAKLGLDGAFDSVLPAGKVAKVEALRAQVDGLVAMVGDGVNDAPALAAADVGIAMGSGSDVAMETASITLMRSDPRLVADAIDISAATWRTIQQNLFWAFVFNIIGIPLAAFGYLSPELAGAAMALSSITVLSNSLLLKRWQPKAASHAGTHSNI
- the cueR gene encoding Cu(I)-responsive transcriptional regulator; translation: MNISKVAKATGLTAKTIRYYESIGLIAAPVRSDNGYRSYNDGALRELRFVKRARETGFNLEECQELLALYRDEHRTSAQVKKLAQEKIVDLRARIQGLQAMLASLEEVVGCCHGDESPECPILDELDRG
- a CDS encoding GGDEF domain-containing protein, producing MTQSVTRQVRQAIMAQLYAHASFSLPCLALLALGWSLLFHDYLPAGEALGWLGLICLLLLARWWHLRWRRPRLAQIPLPVLERELFIGVTITSILWALGVLLYMDRLPDTYRAAMMMLASLILTGSAIMLFGCRRALYGAVLPLGLAMLFELGGGNEQERLVSCLLAGYLFVFLPTLLRRLRRDQVASLYHRFANADLVAELKTVSEHLRLTSRLDGLTGIANRAHLDDTLARAWRRCQRARAPLSLVLVDVDYFKQFNDLYGHQLGDDCLQQVACLLAEVLRREDDLAARYGGEEFALLLPCTGLQGAIQIAEQVRRALRSLGIPHQKSLVSGRVSCSFGVATLVPDPSLSTAELIQKADAALYQAKHNGRDRIEVALMGKVA
- a CDS encoding YihD family protein; translation: MQCHRIEELLELLQPAWIKEQDLSLVQFVSKLAAEAGYDGALAELTDDMLIYHLKMRESDKQAMIPGLAKDHVPDFKEALLKARGIK
- the ccoG gene encoding cytochrome c oxidase accessory protein CcoG, giving the protein MADQDKINIKDVTGDVTGTFNPNTFKAGDDRFNPGNSIYVRSQTGYWQRVRKAMGWFFVALFVTLPLLRYDGRQAVLFDLEHQQFHIFGATIWPQDLTLLAWVFMIAAFALFFVTTFLGRVWCGYLCPQTVWTFMFIWFEEKLEGSANKRRKLDAAPWSGEKLARKGTKHLAWLLLSLGTGLTFVAYFQDVFQLVPEFFTLQASGWVIFWVLFFAACTYGNAGWMRAIMCIHMCPYARFQSAMFDKDTYIVGYDSKRGETRGARSRKADPKALGLGDCIDCDLCVQVCPTGIDIRDGLQYECINCGACVDACDQTMDRMGYAPGLISYTTEHKLAHNVTQVARPKLLGYGLVMVIMLGVFVYNAMSIMPMGLDILRDRNQLFRENSEGLIENTYTLKILNKTLQPQTYQLDVEGLPEHQWFGPREVTLKPGEIFTLPVSVAVDPFNLKRPTLDIQFVLKREGAAEGDSKGTLRQASKFISRL
- a CDS encoding serine/threonine protein kinase, with protein sequence MVDDMRFNYSDLNPDLIMDAIDLSGLRIDSGLIELNSYENRVYQFQDEDRRRFVVKFYRPGRWSRAQILEEHGFSARLNEAEIPVAAPLAFAGETLLEHQGYPFAIWQSVGGRQFEVDNLEQLEWVGRYLGRIHRIGASRPFHHRVRLDVESMLHEPRQLLAAGEWVPSGLAKQFFGVLDELIRHVCDAMTLDVAQISLHGDCHPGNILWRDGPMFVDLDDCRTGPAIQDLWMLLSGDRNEQLIQLDTLLAGYEEFMEFDPRELALIEPLRAMRIVHYMAWLARRWEDPAFPRHFPWFGTDHYWHQQIATLHDQLAALQAPPLSLTPGW
- a CDS encoding thiol:disulfide interchange protein DsbA/DsbL, which encodes MKKVLFFLAAMLMIPMVHAAPEFKEGVNYDVVTQTGSAQPEVLEFFSYFCPHCAKFEPIAEDLKKNLPEGVPMKKNPVAFLGREMGPEMQRAYAVANLLNVEGKLTPAIFDKIHTQRQMPQSRADVKQIFVDNGVPAEEFDGAVDSFAVSGMVSQFDRNTESYNVRGVPAFLVNGKYMVKIESITSQEQFNQLVKYLLAKKD